In the genome of Labeo rohita strain BAU-BD-2019 chromosome 24, IGBB_LRoh.1.0, whole genome shotgun sequence, one region contains:
- the LOC127155549 gene encoding pentraxin fusion protein-like isoform X1: MNMTCIKMLAQVLLFFCLLYLTPAVTTVGLSGGVLLFPTETDSSYVKLIPEKPLSLSAFTLCMRVATELQGEREIILFAYRTHAYDELNVWREKDGHLSFYLSGGGALFHLPPLSTFQTHLCITWDSATGLAAFWVDGRRSVSQLYRKGHTIRPGGTVLLGQDPDNYVGGFEASQSFVGEITDVHMWDHVLSATEIKGVYSNQEPYVPKGNVINWNTVKYEINGEL; this comes from the exons ATGAACATG accTGCATCAAGATGTTGGCAcaagtgcttttatttttctgtctgcTGTATCTGACACCAGCGGTTACCACAG TGGGACTTAGTGGTGGAGTTCTTCTGTTTCCAACCGAGACTGACTCGAGTTATGTTAAACTCATTCCTGAAAAGCCACTGAGTCTTTCAGCATTTACACTGTGCATGCGTGTCGCGACAGAGCTCCAGGGTGAGAGGGAGATCATTCTTTTCGCCTACCGCACACATGCCTATGACGAGCTAAACGTGTGGAGAGAGAAAGATGGCCATTTGTCCTTTTACCTCAGTGGTGGAGGAGCACTTTTCCATCTGCCTCCTCTCTCTACCTTCCAGACCCACCTGTGCATCACCTGGGATTCTGCGACTGGTCTTGCTGCCTTCTGGGTGGACGGACGTCGTAGTGTGTCCCAGCTTTATAGAAAAGGACACACAATCCGTCCTGGCGGCACCGTCCTGCTTGGCCAGGATCCTGATAATTATGTGGGTGGTTTTGAAGCAAGTCAGAGCTTTGTGGGAGAAATTACAGATGTGCACATGTGGGATCATGTTCTCTCTGCCACCGAGATCAAGGGGGTTTATTCAAACCAGGAACCTTATGTGCCCAAGGGAAACGTGATTAACTGGAACACCGTTAAATATGAGATTAATGGAGAGCTGTGA
- the LOC127155551 gene encoding pentraxin fusion protein-like has product MLVPVVLFFCLLSLKPAATEVGLIGKVLLFPYETDFSYVKLTPKKPLGLTAFTLCMRVATELQGERQIILFAYRTPDFDELNVWREKDGRVSFYLSGDGAFFHLPPLSTFRAHLCLTWASRTGLTAFWVDGRRSAFQLYKPGHSIRPQGTALLGQDPDKHLGDFEAVQSFAGELTDLNMWDYILTGNQIKALYLNHAQRVPRGNVFDWNSIEYEIKGNVLVVQDD; this is encoded by the exons ATGTTGGTGCCGgtggttttatttttctgtctgcTCTCTCTAAAACCAGCAGCTACAGAag TGGGTCTTATTGGTAAAGTGCTTCTGTTCCCGTACGAGACTGATTTCAGCTACGTTAAACTCACACCTAAAAAGCCTCTGGGCCTCACAGCGTTCACTCTCTGCATGCGCGTCGCGACGGAGCTCCAGGGCGAGCGGCAGATCATTCTCTTCGCCTACCGGACGCCCGACTTTGACGAGCTCAACGTGTGGAGAGAGAAAGACGGCCGAGTGTCCTTCTACCTCAGCGGCGACGGAGCTTTCTTCCACCTGCCTCCTCTCTCCACCTTCCGGGCTCACCTGTGCCTCACCTGGGCATCGCGCACCGGACTCACGGCATTCTGGGTGGACGGGCGCCGCAGCGCGTTTCAGCTGTATAAACCCGGTCACAGCATCCGTCCGCAGGGAACCGCTCTTCTCGGACAGGATCCCGATAAACACCTGGGGGACTTTGAGGCGGTGCAGAGTTTCGCTGGCGAGCTCACGGACCTGAACATGTGGGACTACATCCTCACCGGAAATCAGATTAAAGCGCTGTATTTGAACCACGCGCAACGCGTGCCGAGAGGAAACGTGTTTGACTGGAACTCCATCGAATATGAGATTAAAGGAAATGTGCTAGTCGTGCAAGATGATTGA